Proteins co-encoded in one Metabacillus sp. KUDC1714 genomic window:
- a CDS encoding YezD family protein, protein MSSKNKIDQEVIDKIINLLENIEFGTVQITVHDSQVTQIEKGEKFRFALKKGNDKLRRVNGD, encoded by the coding sequence TTGTCTTCAAAAAATAAAATAGATCAAGAGGTAATCGATAAAATTATCAATTTATTAGAAAATATAGAGTTCGGTACAGTACAAATTACTGTTCACGATTCTCAGGTTACACAAATAGAGAAAGGCGAGAAATTTCGTTTTGCTTTAAAAAAGGGCAATGATAAATTAAGAAGAGTGAATGGTGACTAG
- a CDS encoding aliphatic sulfonate ABC transporter substrate-binding protein: protein MPKKIKLIYVFTLFILLLLLSACSSPSNKESLSEASTKEIVMNIGVQGKTGILPYAREKKYFEKAFEKVGVKIKWNEFTSGPPHFEALASGRIDFGVVGGTPVIAGQSGNVDFKAIAVTSDGKKGNSIIVPKGSAIKKLADLKDKKIGVAKGSSAYNFLYMALDRASLSDHDIEIIQLQPDEARPALDNGSIDAWSIWEPYATTAVFQTGAKVLVTGEDLNINAPSFLIARTKFTEEHPDLTVQFLKIYEQVRQHFEENIEEVSKEIAETQKVEVEIIQSVLENSEAILSTTTDEFAKAHQAQADFLYSVGGIEKQLNTSKIIENKFVEQALREIKEE from the coding sequence ATGCCTAAAAAAATAAAGCTTATTTATGTTTTTACATTATTTATATTATTACTATTACTAAGTGCTTGTTCAAGTCCTTCAAATAAAGAGTCTTTATCAGAAGCATCCACAAAAGAGATTGTGATGAATATAGGGGTTCAAGGGAAAACAGGTATTTTACCATATGCAAGAGAAAAGAAATACTTTGAAAAAGCGTTTGAAAAAGTAGGAGTGAAGATAAAGTGGAATGAGTTTACAAGTGGGCCGCCTCATTTTGAAGCATTAGCTTCGGGTAGAATTGATTTTGGAGTAGTCGGAGGTACACCGGTTATTGCGGGGCAATCAGGAAATGTTGACTTTAAGGCAATTGCAGTTACAAGTGATGGGAAAAAGGGCAATTCCATAATCGTACCAAAAGGAAGCGCCATTAAGAAATTAGCAGACTTAAAAGATAAGAAAATTGGTGTAGCCAAAGGCAGCAGTGCTTACAATTTCTTATACATGGCACTAGATCGAGCTAGCTTATCAGATCATGATATTGAGATCATTCAACTCCAGCCTGACGAAGCACGACCAGCATTAGATAATGGTTCAATTGACGCCTGGTCAATATGGGAACCTTATGCAACTACAGCGGTGTTTCAGACGGGGGCAAAAGTATTAGTAACAGGAGAAGACCTGAATATTAATGCCCCAAGCTTTCTTATTGCTAGAACGAAGTTTACGGAAGAACATCCAGATTTAACTGTCCAATTTTTAAAAATATATGAACAGGTTCGTCAGCACTTTGAAGAAAATATTGAAGAAGTATCAAAGGAGATAGCAGAAACACAAAAGGTAGAAGTAGAAATCATTCAATCTGTTTTAGAAAACTCTGAAGCTATTTTATCCACAACCACAGATGAATTTGCAAAAGCACATCAAGCACAAGCCGACTTCTTATATTCAGTAGGTGGCATTGAAAAGCAACTTAATACATCCAAAATAATTGAAAATAAATTTGTAGAACAGGCACTTAGAGAAATAAAAGAAGAATAA
- a CDS encoding ABC transporter permease — protein sequence MNNQSTISLDKLKSSKKKIVKSKRELKHTSIILKGFILPIFIVVLWEFTGILGLISDTLLPRPSVIFTTFIDLALTGELIGHFQISLLRAIGGFLLGGTLGLLVGLAVGFSQNIEQTVDPTLQMFRTIPTLAVIPLFILWFGFGEVSKILLIAKGAFFPLYVNTFLGIRGVDSKLFAVAKVLEFNRWKQITLLILPAALPNILLGLRLSLGVAWLALVAAELMGSSQGVGYLIMDARQFSNTSVVFVGIIIFAVFGKLSDSIVRVFERRLLKWQDNFQG from the coding sequence GTGAATAATCAATCAACTATTTCTTTAGACAAATTAAAGTCTTCAAAGAAAAAAATCGTTAAAAGCAAAAGGGAGTTAAAGCATACCAGTATTATATTAAAGGGATTTATCCTGCCAATATTCATCGTAGTCCTTTGGGAATTTACAGGGATATTGGGGCTTATTTCCGATACACTACTACCAAGACCAAGTGTGATTTTCACTACATTTATTGATTTAGCATTAACTGGTGAATTAATCGGACATTTTCAAATAAGCTTATTAAGGGCTATAGGTGGCTTTTTATTAGGAGGAACTCTGGGGCTATTAGTTGGATTGGCTGTAGGTTTTAGTCAGAATATTGAACAAACCGTAGATCCGACCTTACAAATGTTCAGAACCATTCCTACTTTGGCGGTTATACCATTGTTTATTTTATGGTTTGGATTTGGAGAGGTATCCAAAATATTATTAATTGCAAAGGGTGCATTTTTCCCCTTATATGTAAATACGTTTCTCGGAATTCGCGGTGTCGACTCTAAATTGTTTGCAGTAGCAAAAGTATTAGAGTTTAATAGGTGGAAGCAAATTACTTTATTGATTTTACCAGCTGCACTACCAAACATCCTTTTAGGGCTAAGATTATCGTTAGGTGTTGCTTGGTTAGCGTTGGTCGCGGCAGAATTAATGGGATCAAGTCAAGGGGTGGGGTATCTCATCATGGATGCGAGACAATTTTCTAATACATCTGTTGTTTTTGTAGGGATTATCATTTTTGCAGTATTTGGGAAATTATCTGATTCAATAGTAAGAGTTTTTGAAAGAAGACTATTAAAATGGCAGGACAATTTTCAAGGGTAG
- a CDS encoding ABC transporter ATP-binding protein: protein MTLLEINDLNKSFEKGKEKTHVLNDINLNVDKAEFITIIGPSGCGKSTLLKAIAGLDIEYSGDIKLDGVKVIGSSINQGFIFQEPRLFPWLTVERNIAGNLSLNNIEVREKVDKLIKLVRLEGFEKAYPKELSGGMAQRVAIARALLRRPKILLLDEPFGALDAFTRSHMQEALLDIWQEEKTSMIFVTHDIDEAVYLGNKIIIMSARPGTIQKVISIDLPFPRNKATKAFQEFRHLVLGEFEKVEELELINGAGI, encoded by the coding sequence ATGACATTACTAGAAATTAATGATCTAAATAAATCGTTTGAAAAAGGTAAGGAAAAAACGCATGTACTTAATGATATTAACTTAAATGTTGATAAAGCTGAATTTATAACCATTATAGGTCCTAGTGGCTGTGGAAAAAGTACATTATTAAAAGCGATAGCTGGATTAGATATAGAATATTCAGGTGATATCAAGTTGGATGGAGTAAAGGTGATTGGATCCAGTATCAATCAGGGATTTATTTTTCAAGAGCCTCGATTGTTTCCTTGGCTTACAGTTGAAAGGAATATAGCAGGAAATTTATCACTAAATAATATTGAAGTTAGAGAGAAAGTAGATAAATTAATTAAGCTTGTAAGGTTAGAAGGGTTTGAAAAAGCATATCCAAAAGAACTTTCTGGAGGTATGGCTCAACGAGTAGCGATAGCTAGAGCATTACTTAGAAGGCCAAAGATACTCCTTTTAGATGAACCCTTTGGCGCTTTAGATGCATTTACTCGTTCTCATATGCAGGAAGCCTTGCTAGATATTTGGCAGGAGGAGAAGACGTCAATGATATTTGTCACACATGACATTGATGAAGCGGTTTATTTAGGGAATAAAATCATTATTATGAGTGCGAGGCCTGGAACTATACAAAAAGTTATCTCTATTGATTTACCATTTCCACGAAATAAAGCAACAAAAGCGTTTCAAGAGTTCCGTCATCTTGTGTTAGGAGAATTTGAAAAAGTCGAAGAGTTAGAATTAATTAATGGTGCAGGAATTTAA
- a CDS encoding LLM class flavin-dependent oxidoreductase, producing the protein MNNKNRQMKLGAFFMIPGHHVASWRHPESHIDEILTFDLYRKLAQTAERGKFDMIFFADGYAVHDHDGIGIEQTVNVRPDPLTLLSALSVVTTHIGLASTASTTYNEPFHLARKFATIDHLSRGRSAWNVVTSSSEAEALNFSKDHHLEHSARYERAEEFVEVVKKLWDSWEDHALLVNKKSGRFADPNQVHHLNHKGNWFSVKGPLNMARPIQGHPVIIQAGSSESGKELAAKTAELIFTAWQTISEAQSFYRDVKGRLKKFGRTEESMKIMPGVFPVIGRTEKEANEKKQQLVELIPEQVGVGLLSSLISYDLSEYPVDEPLPELPDIKDINGAKTRFQLIKDLGDRENLTIRQLYQRVAGARGHREIKGTPLQIADQMQEWFENGAADGFNIMPPYMPGGLDDFVDLVIPELQNRGLFREEYTGHTLRDHLGLSRPVNQFQKLNV; encoded by the coding sequence ATGAATAACAAAAACCGTCAAATGAAATTAGGAGCGTTCTTTATGATTCCAGGTCATCATGTAGCTTCTTGGAGACATCCTGAAAGTCATATAGATGAGATACTAACGTTTGATTTATATAGAAAATTGGCACAAACAGCGGAGCGTGGCAAATTTGATATGATCTTTTTTGCAGATGGATATGCAGTTCATGATCATGATGGTATCGGAATTGAACAAACTGTAAATGTAAGACCTGATCCTCTAACCCTGCTCTCTGCACTATCAGTAGTAACAACACATATTGGATTAGCATCTACTGCTTCAACTACTTATAATGAACCTTTTCATCTTGCAAGAAAGTTTGCGACAATTGATCATCTAAGTCGGGGACGTTCAGCTTGGAATGTTGTGACATCTTCAAGTGAAGCAGAGGCGTTAAATTTTAGTAAGGACCATCACCTAGAACATAGTGCTAGATATGAGCGAGCGGAGGAGTTTGTTGAAGTTGTCAAAAAGCTTTGGGATAGCTGGGAAGATCATGCTTTGCTGGTAAATAAAAAATCAGGGAGATTTGCAGATCCAAATCAAGTGCATCACTTAAATCATAAAGGTAATTGGTTTTCAGTTAAGGGACCATTGAATATGGCAAGACCGATCCAAGGTCACCCTGTCATCATTCAGGCTGGCTCTTCAGAATCAGGGAAAGAACTTGCAGCAAAGACAGCTGAACTTATCTTTACAGCATGGCAAACAATCAGTGAGGCACAGTCGTTTTATCGAGATGTAAAGGGGCGATTAAAGAAATTTGGACGAACAGAAGAATCAATGAAAATCATGCCAGGTGTATTCCCTGTGATAGGAAGAACAGAAAAAGAAGCAAATGAAAAGAAACAACAATTAGTAGAATTAATTCCCGAACAAGTAGGAGTTGGACTGCTGTCTTCCCTTATAAGCTATGATCTATCAGAGTACCCAGTAGATGAGCCTCTTCCAGAGTTACCAGATATCAAGGACATAAATGGAGCTAAAACGAGGTTCCAGTTAATCAAGGATTTAGGAGATCGAGAAAACTTGACAATACGTCAGCTATATCAACGTGTTGCAGGTGCGAGAGGACATAGAGAAATAAAAGGAACGCCACTACAAATTGCAGACCAAATGCAGGAGTGGTTTGAAAATGGTGCTGCAGATGGATTCAATATTATGCCCCCATATATGCCTGGTGGATTGGATGATTTCGTGGACTTGGTCATCCCTGAATTACAGAACCGTGGACTATTTCGAGAAGAATACACAGGTCATACTTTAAGAGATCACCTTGGTCTATCACGACCAGTTAATCAATTTCAAAAGTTGAATGTATAA
- a CDS encoding Fur-regulated basic protein FbpA has translation MTQLREAVSKRKEKLIQKLLDLGVYKKEEHHLYELTLSEIETGYQNKRKRVKLIENPKT, from the coding sequence ATGACCCAGTTGCGTGAAGCGGTATCTAAAAGGAAAGAAAAACTAATTCAAAAGCTCTTAGATTTAGGTGTATACAAAAAAGAAGAACATCACCTCTATGAATTAACATTATCAGAAATTGAAACTGGATATCAAAATAAAAGAAAAAGAGTAAAGTTGATTGAAAATCCTAAGACCTAA
- the ssuE gene encoding NADPH-dependent FMN reductase: MAKVAIIMGVPNDQSRLNGILNYASKVLNEESLSVEIIKVHSLPAEDLITAKFDSEAIVGANEIVKNSAGLLVLTPVYKASFSGILKTYLDLLPQKGLEDKVILPLVIGGSFGHLLTIEYALNPVLSALGANHIVNGVYTIDKHIDRIENNQFRIHEEAQQRLKNALDLFIRSIKKS; this comes from the coding sequence ATGGCCAAAGTGGCAATTATTATGGGGGTTCCTAATGATCAATCTCGTCTTAATGGCATTTTAAATTATGCAAGTAAAGTACTTAATGAAGAAAGTTTATCCGTTGAGATTATTAAAGTTCACTCCTTACCAGCAGAAGATTTAATTACAGCTAAGTTTGATAGTGAGGCAATCGTTGGTGCTAATGAGATTGTAAAGAATTCAGCTGGACTTCTTGTTTTAACACCTGTGTATAAAGCATCCTTCTCAGGGATATTGAAAACGTATCTTGATTTATTACCTCAGAAGGGCTTGGAAGATAAGGTAATTTTACCGCTTGTTATAGGAGGTTCATTTGGGCATTTGTTAACAATTGAGTATGCTCTTAATCCAGTTTTATCCGCATTAGGAGCAAATCATATTGTCAATGGAGTGTATACAATTGATAAGCATATCGACCGTATTGAAAATAACCAATTCAGAATACATGAAGAAGCGCAACAAAGATTAAAGAATGCTCTTGATTTGTTTATTAGGAGCATAAAGAAATCTTAA
- a CDS encoding sulfite exporter TauE/SafE family protein, with translation MKKLIIFAFIGLLAQLIDGALGMAYGVTSTSLLLAFGIAPAVASASVHLAEVVTTAASGASHIKFGNVDKQTVYRLIIPGSIGAFLGATFLSHLPGDLAKPYISLFLLILGAYVLIRFLFIFRPTEEKKGIALSRKQSFPLGLIAGFADATGGGGWGPIATPVLLSRKGMSPRKVVGTVDTSEFAIAVSATLGFLISLGWEEVNWFWVGALMVGGIIAAPIAAWLVQKIHAQLMGVLVGGFIILINARTLVNTWIENTTVYPYVYIGIAIIWIVAIFYTVAKIRNDNNINRAEINS, from the coding sequence ATGAAGAAATTAATTATTTTTGCTTTTATTGGATTACTTGCACAACTGATTGACGGCGCTTTAGGAATGGCTTACGGGGTAACATCTACTTCCCTTTTATTAGCTTTCGGTATTGCCCCTGCAGTTGCTTCTGCTTCTGTACACTTAGCGGAAGTTGTTACCACTGCTGCTTCTGGTGCCTCACACATTAAATTTGGAAATGTTGATAAACAAACCGTTTATCGTCTGATCATTCCTGGTTCAATTGGTGCATTTTTAGGAGCAACATTTCTTAGTCATTTACCAGGAGATTTAGCTAAACCCTATATATCTTTATTTCTACTTATTTTAGGAGCGTATGTTTTAATAAGGTTTTTATTTATATTTCGTCCAACTGAGGAGAAGAAAGGAATTGCACTAAGTCGAAAACAATCGTTTCCTTTAGGGTTAATAGCAGGTTTTGCAGATGCAACTGGTGGTGGAGGTTGGGGCCCAATCGCTACACCAGTATTATTATCCCGAAAAGGCATGAGTCCTCGTAAAGTTGTTGGTACTGTTGACACCAGTGAATTTGCTATCGCAGTTTCAGCTACACTGGGATTCCTTATTTCTCTAGGGTGGGAAGAAGTAAATTGGTTCTGGGTTGGTGCATTAATGGTTGGAGGAATAATTGCAGCCCCAATTGCAGCCTGGTTAGTTCAAAAAATCCATGCACAGTTAATGGGTGTACTTGTTGGTGGATTTATTATTCTCATTAATGCAAGAACACTAGTAAATACATGGATCGAGAATACAACTGTTTATCCATATGTCTATATTGGTATTGCGATCATCTGGATTGTTGCGATTTTTTATACGGTAGCTAAAATTAGAAATGATAATAATATTAACCGAGCGGAAATAAATTCATAA
- a CDS encoding CehA/McbA family metallohydrolase domain-containing protein → MKINLKSKKIPLIATTLLAAVAITSHSLPMNVFKDEVVAANEVEKKVIPNDRSWIAGDHHVHSEWSVGWDNSTNPPTPIRGGDAIYPIVKNAQMADKFGLDWMVSTDHGGPNHSKVNLEQAYPEVLKAREEVPGINLFYGMEFDTPAADHSSLIIPKTDDESQNLYNIESQFAKREASGRDNEETMIEALKYMRSLTVPPVLFANHPSRSASGESVWGQDTPEEFRNWNDTAPTVSVGMEGSPGHQAGTLNSDGTLDPNGDRGGYGNYPTMGGYDQMTAEVGGLWDSMLGEGRHWWVTSSSDSHVHYTEGGSDFWPGEYSKTYVHAANEHGDILDGLRNGRIFVTTGDLINQLDVTAQAVGKSPAHAQSNGNRATIGETLDVPGNKTRDVNVTVRFKDPNTDNNNGNNPKVNRVDFIMGEVNGQVEDRSTDTNPTTKVIARFDEKSWEKDGEFITITYTIKNVEKDSYIRVRGTNTDELEPEKDSKGEDPWADLWFYSNPIFINVK, encoded by the coding sequence GTGAAAATCAATCTTAAAAGCAAGAAAATACCACTTATTGCAACCACTTTGTTGGCGGCTGTAGCTATTACTTCACATAGCCTACCAATGAATGTGTTTAAGGACGAGGTTGTTGCAGCCAATGAAGTTGAGAAAAAGGTCATTCCAAATGATCGTAGTTGGATTGCTGGGGATCATCATGTACATAGTGAATGGAGCGTAGGCTGGGACAATTCGACGAATCCACCGACTCCTATTCGTGGTGGGGATGCTATTTATCCAATTGTGAAAAATGCACAAATGGCTGATAAGTTTGGTTTGGATTGGATGGTTTCTACTGATCATGGTGGACCTAACCATTCTAAAGTGAATTTAGAACAGGCGTATCCAGAGGTGTTAAAAGCACGTGAAGAAGTGCCGGGGATTAATCTTTTCTATGGAATGGAGTTTGATACACCTGCCGCTGACCATAGTTCACTTATTATTCCAAAAACAGATGACGAGTCACAGAACCTTTACAATATTGAAAGTCAGTTTGCTAAGCGTGAGGCTTCGGGGCGTGATAATGAAGAAACGATGATTGAAGCCTTGAAATATATGAGAAGTTTAACGGTACCACCAGTATTGTTTGCTAATCATCCGTCTCGTTCCGCTTCAGGAGAAAGTGTATGGGGACAGGATACTCCAGAGGAATTTCGTAATTGGAATGATACAGCACCAACAGTATCAGTTGGGATGGAAGGCTCTCCGGGTCATCAGGCTGGAACTTTAAATTCAGATGGAACACTTGATCCTAATGGAGATCGTGGTGGATATGGAAATTATCCTACTATGGGTGGGTATGACCAGATGACTGCTGAAGTAGGCGGCCTATGGGATTCGATGTTAGGTGAAGGAAGACATTGGTGGGTTACTTCATCCTCTGATTCACATGTTCATTACACAGAAGGAGGCAGTGACTTCTGGCCTGGCGAATATTCAAAAACATATGTTCATGCTGCAAATGAGCATGGTGACATTTTAGATGGATTACGTAATGGCCGAATCTTTGTAACGACCGGGGATTTAATTAATCAACTAGATGTGACAGCACAGGCAGTTGGTAAGTCACCAGCACATGCACAATCGAATGGAAATCGAGCAACTATTGGGGAAACCTTAGATGTACCAGGCAATAAAACACGTGATGTTAATGTTACTGTCCGCTTCAAGGATCCTAATACAGATAATAACAATGGTAATAATCCGAAAGTTAATCGTGTTGATTTTATTATGGGAGAAGTAAATGGACAAGTTGAAGATCGTTCAACTGATACAAATCCTACTACTAAAGTCATTGCTCGTTTTGATGAAAAAAGCTGGGAAAAAGATGGTGAATTTATAACAATAACTTATACCATTAAAAATGTTGAAAAAGATAGTTATATCCGTGTTCGTGGTACTAATACAGATGAGCTTGAGCCTGAAAAGGATTCAAAAGGTGAAGATCCTTGGGCTGACCTCTGGTTCTACTCTAACCCAATCTTTATCAATGTAAAGTAA
- a CDS encoding HupE/UreJ family protein has protein sequence MKHKLLVLILIIIAVTTSVTNNVEAHSMNSEGFSMIRVQEDHITYDLLLDQEEFIHATGVQIDAEPNEITEENNKILQSYFDENLELYSNGVLAKGKIDTIKPIQLEERPFVSITISFPVEHTPESLNVDYNVFFETDPSHANVAKIEIDGNEEEFVFTYEVRELNTGEMNFLTSAKQFLVLGIEHIFTGYDHILFAISLLIGAKTFRQIITLITTFTIAHSITLVLATIGLVQLPGRLVESVIALSIIYVALHNITQPNSKQSPWLVLIFGLVHGFGFAGILSEMNLSQGNFATSILFFNLGIELGQVIILSLIYPVILFIQKKQYYKWFAPSVSTAILLFGLVWFFQRAF, from the coding sequence GTGAAACATAAACTACTTGTACTTATTCTAATAATTATTGCAGTAACTACTTCAGTAACAAACAACGTTGAAGCCCATAGTATGAATAGTGAAGGATTTTCAATGATTCGTGTTCAAGAAGATCATATTACATATGATCTTCTGCTTGACCAGGAGGAATTTATCCATGCAACTGGCGTTCAGATTGATGCAGAACCGAATGAAATAACAGAAGAAAACAACAAAATTCTGCAATCATATTTTGATGAAAATTTGGAGCTGTATTCAAATGGGGTCCTGGCCAAAGGAAAAATTGACACAATTAAACCGATTCAATTAGAAGAGCGGCCATTTGTATCCATTACCATATCATTCCCTGTCGAGCATACGCCAGAGAGCTTGAATGTGGATTACAATGTTTTTTTTGAAACAGATCCAAGTCATGCAAATGTTGCAAAGATCGAAATAGATGGAAACGAGGAAGAGTTTGTTTTTACATATGAAGTCAGAGAGCTGAATACAGGGGAAATGAATTTTCTCACTAGTGCCAAGCAGTTTCTCGTTCTCGGAATCGAACATATTTTTACAGGCTATGACCATATTTTATTTGCGATCAGTTTATTAATTGGAGCAAAAACATTCCGCCAAATCATTACGTTAATTACTACTTTTACAATCGCTCACAGTATAACTTTGGTTTTAGCAACCATTGGGCTTGTCCAATTACCTGGTAGACTCGTGGAATCCGTGATCGCGTTAAGCATCATTTATGTGGCCCTACATAATATTACCCAGCCAAATTCTAAGCAGAGCCCGTGGCTTGTCCTTATTTTTGGTTTGGTCCATGGCTTTGGTTTTGCAGGTATTTTATCAGAAATGAATTTATCACAAGGTAACTTTGCTACCTCGATCCTGTTTTTTAACTTAGGGATTGAATTGGGGCAAGTTATTATTTTATCCTTGATTTACCCTGTTATCCTGTTTATTCAAAAAAAGCAGTATTATAAATGGTTTGCCCCTAGTGTTTCGACAGCAATCCTCTTGTTTGGATTAGTTTGGTTTTTCCAACGAGCATTTTAA
- a CDS encoding helix-turn-helix domain-containing protein, with protein sequence MSKKNNSDHSKVVYVGFGGNDTSEPEDTSENDEYVFVKVGFKKDNFEKIKSYTTYANVEAKMDKIDVEYTPEDFIKGATMYFIDSMLDNIDAHKPKEITRKLYESLPEFLPILNEAAKQLGNTPKQNVEPLIDDHEGLIKNNIKKIMKEQKMTQKELAEITGIDKSNLSIYMNNKSQPSIEFFLRIWHALDYPPLNEILFREKTHDA encoded by the coding sequence ATGAGTAAAAAAAATAATTCTGATCATTCTAAAGTTGTGTATGTGGGATTTGGCGGCAATGACACATCTGAACCAGAAGATACATCAGAAAATGATGAGTATGTTTTTGTTAAAGTAGGCTTTAAAAAGGATAATTTTGAAAAGATAAAGTCCTATACTACATATGCTAATGTGGAAGCGAAAATGGATAAAATCGATGTAGAATACACCCCGGAAGACTTTATTAAGGGAGCAACGATGTATTTTATCGATTCAATGCTAGACAACATTGATGCACATAAACCTAAAGAAATAACAAGAAAATTATATGAATCCCTTCCTGAATTCCTTCCCATTTTAAATGAAGCAGCCAAACAACTAGGAAATACCCCAAAGCAAAATGTTGAACCACTTATTGATGATCATGAAGGATTAATTAAAAATAACATTAAGAAAATTATGAAGGAACAGAAGATGACTCAAAAGGAACTTGCAGAAATAACAGGCATTGATAAAAGTAATTTATCGATCTATATGAATAACAAATCACAACCATCTATCGAATTCTTCCTTAGAATTTGGCATGCCCTAGATTATCCACCTCTCAACGAGATACTTTTCAGAGAAAAAACTCATGATGCTTAA
- a CDS encoding NUDIX hydrolase: MVNLSANYCLKCGAPLETRNIDGTDRRACPSCDYVFWGDYSIGVGAIVVKDGKILLVKRAHNPGKGYWTNPGGYIEQWESIEETIIREVEEESGIKAKVQSIVAIRDLPNRVHNLYVAFAMDYISGNPRPDGLESDDAGFYSLEEIESMNVAGFTKWLIQIAFHRETEGLLKDNDPLVTLKDHVLFRIN, from the coding sequence ATGGTCAATTTGTCAGCGAATTACTGTTTGAAATGTGGTGCTCCTTTAGAAACACGTAATATAGATGGAACAGACAGAAGAGCTTGCCCAAGCTGTGATTATGTATTTTGGGGTGATTATAGCATTGGTGTTGGAGCAATCGTAGTTAAAGATGGCAAAATTCTATTAGTAAAACGAGCTCATAATCCAGGAAAAGGCTATTGGACAAATCCAGGCGGTTATATTGAACAATGGGAATCAATTGAAGAAACGATCATCCGTGAAGTGGAGGAAGAGTCAGGAATTAAAGCAAAGGTACAAAGTATCGTCGCGATTCGAGATCTCCCAAATCGGGTTCATAATTTATATGTTGCTTTTGCGATGGATTACATAAGTGGTAACCCAAGACCAGATGGTTTAGAATCCGATGATGCAGGTTTTTATAGTTTGGAAGAAATTGAATCAATGAATGTAGCAGGCTTTACAAAATGGCTTATTCAAATAGCATTTCACCGGGAAACAGAGGGATTATTAAAGGATAATGATCCCTTAGTTACCCTGAAGGACCATGTGCTCTTTCGAATTAACTAA
- a CDS encoding aldo/keto reductase has translation MTKQIQIGKTDLYVNPIGLGTNAVGGHNLYPNLNEEVGKDLVRSALNNGVNFLDTAFIYGPGRSEELVGDVIKESGKRSELIIATKGAHKLVGDDVLLDNSPAFLKQSVEDSLKRLQTDYIDLFYIHFPDESTPKDEAVGALKQLKDEGKIRAIGVSNFSIDQLKEANKDGYVDVLQGNYNLIQREAEQDFLPYTSANNISFIPFFPLASGLLAGKYNKAMTFNDLRADMPHLKGEEFAKNLEKVELIRKIANSKEAEVAHVVLAWYLTRDSIDVVIPGAKRAEQVLDNLKTLNVHLTDQEIHDIDSIFK, from the coding sequence ATGACTAAGCAAATACAAATTGGAAAAACAGATCTATATGTCAATCCGATTGGCCTTGGAACAAATGCTGTTGGTGGACATAATCTATATCCGAACTTAAACGAAGAAGTTGGAAAAGATTTGGTTCGATCAGCGCTTAACAATGGGGTGAATTTTTTAGATACTGCCTTCATTTATGGGCCTGGACGCTCAGAGGAGCTAGTAGGTGATGTAATAAAAGAATCAGGAAAACGTAGTGAACTGATTATTGCAACAAAAGGAGCACACAAACTTGTAGGAGATGATGTCTTACTTGATAACTCTCCTGCTTTTTTAAAACAATCGGTAGAAGATAGTTTAAAAAGACTGCAAACAGATTACATAGATTTATTTTATATTCATTTCCCAGACGAATCTACACCAAAGGATGAAGCTGTTGGGGCGTTAAAGCAACTGAAGGATGAAGGGAAAATTAGAGCAATCGGTGTATCCAATTTTTCAATTGACCAGCTAAAAGAAGCGAATAAAGATGGCTATGTTGATGTTTTACAAGGAAATTATAACCTAATCCAACGAGAAGCAGAGCAAGACTTCCTACCATATACAAGCGCAAATAATATCTCATTTATTCCATTCTTTCCATTAGCTTCTGGGCTGCTAGCTGGTAAATATAATAAAGCCATGACGTTTAACGATTTGCGTGCTGATATGCCTCACTTAAAAGGTGAGGAATTTGCTAAAAACCTAGAAAAGGTGGAGCTTATCCGCAAAATTGCAAATTCAAAAGAGGCTGAAGTTGCTCATGTTGTTCTCGCATGGTATTTAACACGAGATTCAATTGATGTGGTGATTCCAGGTGCAAAGCGAGCGGAGCAAGTCCTAGATAATTTGAAAACACTTAATGTTCATTTAACTGATCAAGAAATACATGATATCGACAGTATTTTTAAATGA